From the Micromonospora echinospora genome, the window GCAGCAGGGCGACATCCTGCGCACGGTGAAGAAGCGCTACCCCAACGTGCAGCAGGTCTTCTTCTCCAGCCGGATCTACGGCGGCTACGCCACGACCACCCTGAACCCCGAGCCGTACGCCTACGAGACGGGCTTCGGCGTCAAGTGGGTGATCCAGGCGCAGATAAACCAGATGTCCGGTGGTGGCATCAACCCCCGGGCCGGCGACCTCGACCACACCGGCACCGTGGCCTGGGCGGCCTGGGGGCCGTACCTGTGGGCCAACGGCCTCCAGCCCCGGTCCGACGGGCTCACCTGGGCCCGGTCCGACTTCGTCACCGACGGAACCCACCCGTCCACCAGCGGCCGCCAGAAGGTGGGCAGCCTGCTGCTCCGCTTCTTCAAGACCTCGCCACACACGGCCTGCTGGTTCACCGTCAGCGGCACCTGCGGCTGACCGGTACCCCGGTCAGCACGACGCCGGCCGGCCCGCACCCCGAGCGGGGGTGCGGGCCGGCCGGTATCGGTCAGTTCTGGGAACGGGCGTCGTCTGCGGGCAGCCGCACCGGTTCGCCGGCCGCGTCGTCCAGGCCGGAGATCCAGCCGGTGACGTCGCGGGCCACGTCCTGCGCGGTCAGGCCCAGGTCGGCGAGGATCTGCGCCCGGGTGCCGTGCGGATGCCAGTCGGCCGGCACGCCGAGGTCGCGCAGCGGAACCCGGACGTCGGCGTCGCGCAGCGCCTGGGCCAGTGCGTTGCCCACCCCGCCGGTGCGCACGCCGTCCTCCACGGTGACCACGAGCCGGTGCGCGGCGGCCAGCTCGACGAGCTCCGCCGGGACCGGCCGCACCCAGCGCGGGTCGACCACGGTGACCCCGTAGCCCTGCTCGGCGACCCGGGTGGCGACCTCCATGCCGAGCTGGCCGAAGGAACCCACCGCGACCAGCAGCACGTCGGTCCGCTCCGCCTCGGCCAGCACGTCCACCGGCCCGACCCGGCGCACGGCGGGCAGGTCGGCGGCGACCGTGCCGGTCGGGAAGCGGACGATGGTCGGGCCGTCGTCGACGGCGACCGCCTCGCGCAGCTCCTCGCGGAGCGTGGCGGCGTCCCGGGGCGCGGCGATCCGCAGGCCGGGCACCACCCCGAAGACCGACATGTCCCACAGGCCGTAGTGGCTCGGTCCGTCCGGGCCGGTGACGCCGGCCCGGTCGAGGACGAAGGTGACCGGCAGCTTGTGCATGGCCACGTCGAGGAGGACCTGGTCGAAGGCGCGGTTGAGGAAGGTCGCGTAGACCGCCACCACCGGGTGCAGGCCGCCGAGCGCCAGCCCGGCCGCCGAGGTGGCCGCGTGCTGCTCGGCGATGCCGACGTCGTAGACCCGGTCGGGGTGCTTGCGGGCGAGCTTGGCGATGCCGGTGGGCTCGGCCATGGCGGCGGTGATGCCGACCACGTCGGGCCGCTCGTCGGCGATCGCGACCAGCTCCTCGGCGAAGACGTGGGTCCACTTCACCGACGGCGCGGCGACCAGCTTGCCGGTCTCGACGTCGAACGCGCCACCGGGGCCGTGCAGGCAGTCCGCCTCGTCCTCCTCGGCGGGGCGGTAGCCGTAGCCCTTGCGGGTGACCGCGTGCACGATCACCGGGCCGCCGAAGTTCTTCGCCGCCCGCAGCGCGGATTCGACCGCGCCGACGTCGTGCCCGTCGACCGGGCCGACGTACTTGATGCCGAGGTCCTCGAACATGGCCTGCGGGGCGACCGCGTCCTTGATGCCCCGCTTGACCGCGTGCAGCACCTCGTACATCGGCTTGCCGACCAGCGGGGTGGAGCCGAGGGCGTCCTTGACCGTGTCCAGGATCTTCTCGTAGCCGGGGTTGAGCCGCAGCGTGGAGAGGTGGTCGGCGAGCCCGCCGATGGTCGGCGCGTACGACCGGCCGTTGTCGTTGACCACGATCACCAGGGGGTTGCCGGCGGTGGCGATGTTGTTCAGCGCCTCCCAGCACATGCCGCCGGTCAGCGCGCCGTCACCGACCACGGCGACCACGCTGCGCTGCTCACCCCGGAGCTTGTACGCCTTGGCCAGGCCGTCGGCGTAGGAGAGGGCGGTGGAGGCGTGCGAGTTCTCGATCAGGTCGTGCTCGCTCTCGGCCTGGCTCGGGTAGCCGGAGAGGCCGCCGCGCTGGCGCAGCCGGTCGAAGCCGGCCTGCCGGCCGGTGAGGATCTTGTGCACGTACGCCTGGTGGCCGGTGTCGAACAGGAGCCGGTCACGGGGGGAGTCGAAGACCCGGTGCATGGCGATGGTCAGCTCCACCACACCGAGGTTGGGGCCGACGTGTCCGCCCGTGCGGGAGACCTTGGCGATCAGGAAGTCCCGGATCTCGGCG encodes:
- the dxs gene encoding 1-deoxy-D-xylulose-5-phosphate synthase produces the protein MSVEEDTANHGRLLATVHGPQDVKRMSAEELDILAAEIRDFLIAKVSRTGGHVGPNLGVVELTIAMHRVFDSPRDRLLFDTGHQAYVHKILTGRQAGFDRLRQRGGLSGYPSQAESEHDLIENSHASTALSYADGLAKAYKLRGEQRSVVAVVGDGALTGGMCWEALNNIATAGNPLVIVVNDNGRSYAPTIGGLADHLSTLRLNPGYEKILDTVKDALGSTPLVGKPMYEVLHAVKRGIKDAVAPQAMFEDLGIKYVGPVDGHDVGAVESALRAAKNFGGPVIVHAVTRKGYGYRPAEEDEADCLHGPGGAFDVETGKLVAAPSVKWTHVFAEELVAIADERPDVVGITAAMAEPTGIAKLARKHPDRVYDVGIAEQHAATSAAGLALGGLHPVVAVYATFLNRAFDQVLLDVAMHKLPVTFVLDRAGVTGPDGPSHYGLWDMSVFGVVPGLRIAAPRDAATLREELREAVAVDDGPTIVRFPTGTVAADLPAVRRVGPVDVLAEAERTDVLLVAVGSFGQLGMEVATRVAEQGYGVTVVDPRWVRPVPAELVELAAAHRLVVTVEDGVRTGGVGNALAQALRDADVRVPLRDLGVPADWHPHGTRAQILADLGLTAQDVARDVTGWISGLDDAAGEPVRLPADDARSQN